The Stegostoma tigrinum isolate sSteTig4 chromosome 22, sSteTig4.hap1, whole genome shotgun sequence DNA segment ACAGCAATTGTTAAGAGTTCAGGAGTGGCATGTTTCTGTTAGAATGACAGATAGGTGCAGTAAATTACAGAACCTTGGATGACCTGGGACGTTATGGTTTTgctcaaaaaggaaaaggaagcatatgtaatgCCTCGGAGGTGGGCACTGAcaagcccttgaagtatataaggaaagtaaGATAGAACTTAAACAACAAATTAGAAAGGCTAAAGGGGATCATAAAAAGTCTTAGCTAACAGGATTAAGGAGAGTCCCAAGGCTTTTTAATACATACATAAAAAGCAAGAGAGTAGCTGGGGAAGGAGTTTGCCGACTTAAGGACAAGGGAGGGAATCTCTATGTGGAACTAGAAGAGATAGGTAaggtcctgaatgaatactttgtgttagTATTCGCCAAAGAGGACGCATTGGTGGAGAATGATCTTAGGGAATGGAGTGccaaatttctaagccaagttgttattaaaaaggaagaggttttGTATGtctttaaaaagtattaaggtaggtAAGTCCCTGGATCCTGATGGTATctgtcccagaatattgagggaggcaagggaaCAAATTGCTGGACCATTGACAGACATcattgtatcctctttggccacggGTTAGTTTCCAGAGGACTGGTGATTAACCAATGTTGCCTCATTGTTTAAGactgtattggtcagtgcattgagtaaagcaGTTAGGAGGTCATTATGCAGCAATGCAGGACATtgattcggccacttttggaatactgtattcaaatctggtctcccagatgttgttaaacttgaaagggtgcagaagagatttacaaggatgctgccaagaTTGAAGGATTTGTGCTGTAGTGAGAGGCTAAATAgagtggggctattttctctggactgtcagaggctgagaggtgaatttttgcaatttataaaatcaagaggggcatggataggttgaatggccaagatctttttcccagggcaggcaAATCCCAAactaggctggtacaattacaatatttagagAGGCAGAGTTTTATGGCATGCAGACAGGTCTTGGCTCAACAcactgcccagttttcacaagtAATTTAgtgccacttgcctgcatttggtccatattccttcaTCCCTTCAATGTATCTGTCCatatgtttcttaaatgacaatattgtcctctggcagcccattccactcaCCACCATCTGGATGAAAAAACTGCTCCCCGGACCCTTTTTTATCTttaccctctcatcttaaaccaatggccactagttttagactcccctaccatgggaatTAGCTGTTGGCATATCcaacttatctatgcctctcatgattttgaagattCTATTAAAGTCACCGCTCCGTCTCTTGTACTCCAAGGAaagaaaaaatcccagcctatccggcctctccttagaactcaaaGCATCCAGTCTAGGTAGcatcttagtaaatcttttcttcactttttctggtttaataatatctttcctatagtagataatgagaactgcatgcagtattgcAAATAtggtcttgtacagctgcaaaaagATGTCTCAACTCTGTactaaaaggcatctgggcgTGTACATAAATAGGAGGGGCTCAgaaggatatggtccaaatgctggcaaatgctaCTATATTAATTTAGGACTACTTGGTGGCATGggcaagatgcactgaagaatctgttttggtgctgtatgggcaacatggtggcttagtgattagcactgctgcctcacagcaccagggacccaggttcgattccaccgtctatgtggagtttgcacattctcccaatgtctgtgtgggtttcctcccacagtccaaagatatgcagggtaggtggattgcttatagtgaccagggatgtttcggttaggtgggttagactgggaaatgcaggggtaggagatgggtctggatgggatgctcttcagagggacttgttgggccaaatggcttgtttccacactgtagggactctaggACTCTAAAATGTTCAAGTTATGTTCTTTCCTGTAATATGATTCATTCCACCGTGGATCATAGCACCATTTTTCCTCTCAATAAAGATGTCTGTAATTATCAATTAAACAATTACTATATAATTATCTGCTTTCAAAAATCACACTGCCAGGGTTGTTTTCCATTTTCACTCCACACAATCAAcacattttgcatttatttgtgATGGAAATGCAAGATATAGATTTAATTCTATTTTGATAGCTTTACAACAGCCATTAAGGATGTATCAGTGTACATCTTGAGGTTATTCATGATTTAAGAGTGCATGAGCATCAACATTTTGCAAGAAACACAATCCCAACCCTTGGTGTACTTTGCTTTTTATACTCTACAAGCCAGCAGTATCTGTAATCCTGATGGAGAatgaatttcaaaaatattttgaagttgATATGAATATTCAATGCATGGGGAAACCATTTGCCCAGAAATGTCTGATACTGTGGAATtaaacaaaatgtaaatatttagaATATTCAGTGACAAATATTAACTATTTCCCACATGTGCAGATATATGGGAGGACATCGACCAAGCAAGATAATGAGACTTGTGGATAAAATTACAAAGTCAAAGTATTtccagaaagccacagaaacagaatttattAAGAAGAAAATTGAAGAGGTTTCAAATACACCATTACTGTTAACAGTAGAGGTTCAGGAGTGCAAAGGAACATTGGCTGTGAACATTCCACCACCACCTACTGACAGAATATGGTAAGGGCAAGCAGTTACAAATTTCACTGGAATTGCCCCCTGGTTCTGTGAAGTATTAACAGCAATTTTATGAGCAGCCATCTAGTATTACATTAACTCAGGAGTAATGTATTTTATTCAATTTTAAAGTGATAGGATACCTAAATTGGTAATAAAACAAAGGCTGGTGGTTAGCACCTGGTAACACCGGAAGTTTTAAATTTCTCAGTTGTATGGTTGTGTCCCATTGCTTTTTGTTCTTCTCTGGACTTTTAAGTTTCTCCTTGAAGCATTAGCGCATTTGTTATTTTGCTTAAAAGCCTTTTAAGTTGACTAATGTGATCTATCATTCTTGTTCAAGGTATGGTTTCCGTACGCCACCACACTTAGAGTTAAAAGCTCGTCCCAAATTGGGCGAGCGTGAAGTCACTATTGCACATGTAACTGACTGGATTGAAAAGAAACTGGAACAGGAGTTCCAGGTAAGAAACTAATTGAGCTTATCTGAATTTTGCTGTCAATCCATGTTTCTGACCATTCATTTTCTATCCTGTATTCTCCCCAGTTATGGAATTAAAAATGACAGCGAATGAAGCTATTTGTTTCACTGAGTCCATGCCAGCCCTTCAGAGCCAGTCAGTTGGTCTCAATCCCCTGTTCTTATCTCTGTAGCCTGCAAATGTATTTCCTTCAAGTATCCATCCACCAACCTCAGAAGGCAGGAACTTCCAAGTCATTATCACTCATTTCCTTAAAACAAAAAGTTCTTGCTCATATTCTGCACCCCTTGGCATCTCTTGCCCAAATAATATATTTATTTCCCTTGGTTCCTGTCCTGTCAACTTGTGGGAACAGATTTTCTTTGGCTACTTTACCCAAACACACTCATTATCGTGTACGCatcaatcaaatctcccctcaaatTGCTCTTTACTCCATGAAGAACAGCTTTGTAGCTGATGATAAAGTGTGgaattggagaaacacagcaggcctggcaacatcagagaagcagaaagttgacatttcggaatgggacccttcttcagacaactTATTCAAGGTGGTATCCTTGGaaaaggctttgcagtggggttataatGTTTGCCTACCTTAAAGTTGTCTGAAGAAAAgtcctgatccgaaacgtcaactttcctgctcctctgctgcctgatctgctgtgttcctgcagctccacactttattatcactgactccagcatctgcagttcttgctatctctgcatgAGGTATAagcccactgcaaagcctcttccaaggatgcccaccttgaagaagtggtctgaagaaggatcccaatccaaaacaccaactttcctgctcctctgatgctgcctggccttgctgtgttcctccagctgtacactttgttacctctgactccagcatctgcagttcttactatcgctgaACTTTGTAGCTAAATTGTGTCTTCACTCAGCTATTCTGGTAAACCCCTTCTGCATCTATTCATAGACTCTAACTTCTTTCCTAAACTGTAATGTTGTTGTAACAAATGAACATGAGATGTATGTCAATTTTTATTCATAAATAGGATCATCTTTCAGTAACTAACTCAAAATGTTTTTAAAGTGTGTTACCTGAGGCTCAGACAGTAATAATAGCTTCTTAAGCAAGGCACTGAAGGTAATCatgggaacaaagaaaattaatttcttagggacttgtcaaatgttttcattAGTAAtgccattttaattttattttcgtTGAACTGTTTTCCAATTTCCTCCCCCCCTCATGGAAATGAAATAAAAGCTGTTTTGTGTTCTTCTTTTGAAAAAGAACTGCAACAACAAATCCTGTTAATAATCAGATTGTAATGACAGAATGTCCAGCAATCAAATTATGTTTATTAAACTAGACTTGGGTCCAATCCTTATCAACTATTAGTGACAACAAAAGTCACTAGTTTCACTGGAAACATCTTGCTTTTGCCACCTGTCATGGCTGTATTCTGACTCTCAACTGCAGTGTAGCACTTTTCCACTAGCCTGCCggtcaaaataaaacagaaaaagtgtcacatttctcctcaccaatgataGGGATTGGTAGTGGTTTATCTTTCTTAACTGCACAAATAAATATTTCTACAAGTATTCTTAGATATACATCTTTATGCTATTGAATAATTTCTTCCGTTAATGGTGTGTGCGCActaaagtattttgtaatttgGAAGAAATGCTGCAGATTCCTATTCAAAAGTATAGTTTTTAATTTGGAGAGCTGTACTAAATCTAATGGGTGAACTTCTGCTCCTCACTGGTTATTTTTGACAATACTTGGGGGTATTCAGCATAAGTTGTAACACAATGGATAGAAGCTTTAAAAGTTACTTAGAAATCTATTGTTTTTAATGTTCTGAAAAGTTACCAGTTTTAAGCTTCTGACAATAACAATTTATATCatataaacattttatttttgacGTTAGTAAACGATTCAGAATGCAAACATTTCTCAGTAAGGTGATAttgaatatcttttaaaaatatgcatgTGATGGACGTTGGAGTTTTAATAGTGTAAATTGCCATTCATGACTTGAATTACAAATAGATAATTGAAGTCTGTACAATGTGAAGGATTTGACAAATCGTCATTCAAGATGAAGTTTCTTTGAGAAAGTTGACAATTTGCAGAATGTTAATTAAAGCTAAGTAATATATTTTAAGATGTGTATAAAgttgtatttttaattttatatgtatttgttttaatttagcCCTGTAGGTACGACATTGTATTTTCTTGCAATTTAATACTGAGGATGCAATAGCCACAACACAAATTGACTGCATTTCCAGTCTTAATCCATATTCTTGCTTTCTTCTAGTCACCTTTTTTGTGGGCAATATTTGCCTGCCAGAAAAAAATTTGCATGTCTTGTTGTAGTCGGGCCATTTGTGTGACCTGAATAAGTGTGCAATAACAAATTATGAGTCCATGGACTAAATGCACTATACATAATCAGAATTAAATGAAGATTCTTATAAATTGTCATATTGAACTTCACATAATCAAATTAACATTGTGAAGGACTGGCTTGCTATGTTTTATTTAATAAATTCTTCAGTCTAGTAACCTGTGTGGTTTGTTCTTTTTGTGGCATTTGTAACCAATCTAATTACACATGGGAGCCTAAAGAAATGCCATTACTACAGCTCTTCACCTCTGGAGATCCTCTGTGACATCGATCCCCATCATCTGCAGCAGGAGTAGGTTCTGTATGGTATTTTGGAGTTTGGATATTTTCCTGTCTCTCGCTCGCCTTCGGAAAACCTCCTGAggataaagaacctcttgatgtttcATTTGACTGTTTCCCAACAGTCCACTGGAGACTGAGGCCTGTCACAGTTGTTTAATCCCTTTTGAGCTTCTCGTTGTTTTCTGGAGttaacagtttcacattcagtttCCATGTTCCCTAGCTGGCCTGCTGGTCATGCTGTACTTGACAGTTGGCCCACAgaggtcagagaagaacaccagcatGACATTGGTGGATCTGACAACGAGTATGCAGGATACAAACAGGAAATGTATTCTTGAGCAGAGGGACTgtgtctggctgcgaccaggtttATCTATGCTGCTCTCCAGCGGCAGGGATGCTGAATATGTGCAGCTTGGAGGCTTTAACTGTTGCCATTAGgaatcgatgatgcagttgaaatctCCAGCCAAAATGACTGGCCTGACTCAGCTGCTGTAGGATGGCCAGCCACTCATTCTTTGCCACCGGGGCGTATACGTTGATTAGGCTCAGGGGAACATTTCTGTTGTTGGTGACCCCTGGGACtttggtggattcagtgatggtaatacaatTGAATGTTGACTGGAGCTGATTAGATTCTTTTGTTGAAGATGgttattgcttggcacttgtgtgacatgaaGGTTACTTGCCACTCATCAACCCAACACTGAATGTTGTCAAAGTTTTGCACTATatggacaaggactgcttcatGTTTTGAAGAATCACAGATGTTACTGAAGACAGGGCAAACCTTATTGATGTCCCTGTTCCTGAACTTAGTTGGAAGGACTGCAGTTGAAGAAGCAACCGGCAATAGTTGGGTCTCAATACTTTCCTGAGAAACTAAAAGCTCGTGTGGTGCCATTATCCTTGTCTCTTCACCAGTTGCCCCGAGTTCaagttcccacctgctccagaggggaGTAATAATACCAACCCTGTGAAACTCCAGCAAGATCTTGGATTAAAATGATTGGTCTTCAATGAACTATTTTCCATTGTGCTAGATGCAACTCTAACCAAGGGAGAGTTTCCACAATTTCCACTAACTTTAACTGCATTTAAATATGTAATTATGAAAGGCAGTCACTCTCTCCTCTCCTAGAGTTCAGTTCTTATATTTTCGAATTGACCAAAGCTGTAATAAAGTCAGGAGCCAGCTGGCCCCAGAAGATCCCAAATGGAGTAACAGTGAGTACACTATTGCTAACTGTCACTTGGTAACACTAATTATACCCTCCATCACTTTGATAGGTGGTCATTACATTGAATGTGTCCAGCTTGGAAGTGCCAAATagctgccagtgttgtagctgtattggaacaaCTTTGTTGGCACCACAAGAATTAAGTAATAATGGTTGGGACGTTGTTAGGATCCATAGCTCTTGCTGTTCATTTGTTCAGCCCATTTCTTGAATAACAGACTGAATTGAATTGCTGAGCACTAGCTTCTGCAATGGTTAAGGCTTCAAGGAGGTttagtacttctggctgaagacagttgcaaatgcttcagccttgtcattCGCACTGATATGCGGTCTCCTTGTCATTGAGGATGGAATATTTGTGGACCTCCTGTTAGTTTCTTAACTGTATACCAtcactggatgtgacaggactgtagAGCTTTAATCTGATGCAATCATTGTGGGATTCTTTAATTAGCATATCCAATGCCATTTCTAATTAGCATGCAAGATAGTTTTCTATTTTAATGGTTTATTCAAGCTATCCACATAACTACGCCCATATCCAACAGAGGCCCTtcatggtcttttccctagggtgggggaagtccaaaactagagggcataggttaaaggtgagagggacaagatttaaaagggatgtcaagcagcattttcatgcagaggatggtgcttgtatggaatgagctgccagagaaagtggaggctggtacaattacaacattaaaaggcatctagatggtaTAATAgttttcagagggatatgggctaatggcagtagatttatttaggatatctggtcagtatggaagagctggactgaagggtctgtttccatgttgtataccTGTGATTAAGTCTATACTGCGAAAACAAACAGCGCTGCTTACCCTGGTCCTGTTTACCTGCCAtagacccatagccttgaatgttagaCACCAAGtcataagaaatagggacagaattaggctattcagcttactgagtctgctctgccattcaatcatggctgatatgctcctcacctccataaccctt contains these protein-coding regions:
- the LOC132210884 gene encoding testis-expressed protein 2-like, with amino-acid sequence MRSRPKAYCLADSDEESSSAGSSDEEEAQDVLGGDKAPAAVAEGYMGGHRPSKIMRLVDKITKSKYFQKATETEFIKKKIEEVSNTPLLLTVEVQECKGTLAVNIPPPPTDRIWYGFRTPPHLELKARPKLGEREVTIAHVTDWIEKKLEQEFQVRN